The genomic interval gaagagaaaggtcCATCCACAGCTCTGGCACCACACCCCggcgctctcgccttctctgcggaTCGCTCTTCACTTCCTCTCCGAACAAACAGAcaagcagacagcgaaacgGCACCCAAGCCGCAGGCGCTCCCTCGAACAAGACACAATCACGTACAGATCGATCGATCTACATCTGCACCTGTCCAGCGGTACCTACTTTTCCtttatacacatatatacatatatatatctatgaacgtctatctatatatacatatatatgaacGTCTGTCGACGACGATCagtcgaggagacgcaaACGCGGATGAGCGACGGGCGGCGGAAGCGCGCGAGctgaaagaggaaagacttGAACTCGACGAACGCCCCAGAGGCGACCCACACGAGCCACCGACGAGACGGAACTCCACTGACGAGCCGCGAAGGTCTGCACGGTGAAGCCTGGAGGCATATGTCGAAGAGGACGCAAAAAAAAGAGCCTCTTGAAGGTCGAGGTCGTCTCGACTTGGCGGAATTCTGTCGAAGCCAGAGAGCCGGAGAGCAGATATGCAGCGACTGAAAGCTGTCCCGTCCAAGACGGCAGACGAGATATTCTTTTCTTCAAACGacaggggaaaagaagactcGAACGGAGCATCCCGAGACGCGGCAAGACCCTGAGGAAACGACGCGGAGACCACGGGTCGACGACGGGGGATCCGTCTTgggcaaggagagagagcgacagctATGCCGACCAGGAAGCGGACGCTTCACCGCAGCCTTGCACAGAGACTGGTACGCAGACGAACGAGAACAGAAGACTCAAcgggagacgcatgcattcacATTTGCAGGCGCTGGAGTGGCAGGTGCAGGGAGAAGCGCCGCGTTCTGAGTGCGACGGAAACCAGGTTTTTCCGAGAACGCAAAAGCCGCGTCACCCCAAACAAGCAAATTGGGGGGGGAAGTCCAGCTGCACAGACTCGGAGACGACCAGtccgaagagggagaggaaaacgtcTGCACCGCAGGCTTCTGCCAGGTTCcacgcgcgcgcgcgccaaGTTGctctctcgggtgtacagacgccTGGCGGTTGCCCAAGTGAGACGGCGAATCGCGTTATCTGGAGGAGCATATCTCATGGCACTGCGGCGCTTCACGGCCGCTTTCTTGAAAGCCGCGAGCACTGGAGGGCAGGAGAGGAGAGTCTCGGGGCTCGCAAGCGTGGAACTACAAAGAACAAGTCCGAGAATCGACGGAAACCAGCATGGAGCACAGACCGGCGGAGTCGGCTAGACAGCGGCGAAGCGGATCGGGGGAAGACACCTTCCTCCGAAGAAGGAATGCATCGTACCGTGAAGGTAAGGGCGGGAGACTGACAAGAAACCGGGAGCGGGCGGCGAATTGCCTCAGACAGCAGACTCACGGGAGGCTAGCGCTGCAACTTGACAGCGTCCGTGGCCTGTCTCCACTCGACATTGATAAGTTATGGCCGGACAACGAAGCGGAAAATGGGTTGAGTTCCCGACTGCAGCGAACCGCTTCGGCACAGATCTCTTGTTGGACTCAGATGTGTACCgtgtgcagagaaaaggctAGCAACAGCCTGAGTCGCCGCGCAAGAGACGAGCAGTCGGTCGCGGGTCATGCAGACACTCCCGCGCTTCTGCCGACTGCGAAATCCGTTTTGGAAACGGAGAGCAACTGGAGACTTTTTGCAGCGTTTCGCAGGGCTTTCGACAGACAAGCGGAGTCCACGAAAAGCTCAAAGCGCGTTGCCCTCGAGAGACCGCCCATGCGCAACTCGCAtcgcgcgtgcatgcagcaggcGGCAccgccagcagctgctgctcaaaaagcaaagaccttggcttcgctttcttttctggtGTAGCGTCGCATTAACGGCGAGAAAAGGTTGCTGCTCAGAGGCGAGTCTCTGACGTTCCCGACGAACCGCAGACAAGACAGTCGGAGCAGTTACTGAATTATGGACGGCGACAGTGAACGAAGACACACCTGTAACCAAGTAGCCACACACGGCAAACAAGGGTACGACGGTTCGCCGGATTCTGGAAGGCGTTTGGACGGACGTCCGCGAAGGCTGCAAGAACTTCTcaggtctctctgtctatgCTGCCTTTGAAAGATTTGGCGGCAAGACCCGGCAGTAGGCGCAGGCTCCAGACTTCCCGGGAACGCGGTCTGTCTTCACGTCCGTACCCCTAAACACGAAGCAGTGTCACTTTCCGGCGAACTTCACAGCGAGTAGTTTGTTTTTCCTGGACGCTCTGTACGGGCGGCCTTATAGCAACTCTTCGCCTGAAATTCAAGAAGGAATACGATTCCACGGGTGGTACTCCTGACTTTCTCATTGGTACGCCACAGGCACAGCCGCGTCGAGAGTGTGTCTCAAGAAAACTGTTCGCCGCGTTATAAAGATGCGTTCGTTTCGCGGTAAGCAACAGTGTGTTGGACTTTTGTAGCAGGCGCAAGCTTAACTTGAAAAGTAGCTGTTGCCTGCGATGGTACGGCGCGTTGCCTGGCGGAAAACGCTCTTCTCTGGCAAATGCAAGTGCTGCCGCTTAGTTCTAACTGGGAATGTTCTTGAACAGTCATAGAACCACAGTGGTAGGGAGCCTTTGCAGTTTTATGAAGACACGGTGGCGGCTTCTTTCGCCTGTCGAGGGCTCCATTCAGCCTCACCGAGTTTTCCGtactttctgtttcttcgcttcagAGAGGCAGGGTGCGGTTGAGACGCGTTAACATGCGCTCCTTTTACTCTGTAGTTGGTTTAAATGCTGGAAGACGGAACCCACAACGAATCCCGAGGAAAGGGATCTCGGTGTGGTGGTCAGAGCCACGGGACGAAAAGTCGACTCTCTCTGTGACGAGGGTTCCTCGTCTGTGTCAAATGCAGCCTGACGGGGTGTGCCCTGTTGCACGTTATGCCATCAAGATTTACCCCATGAGTCGCTCTCGGTGCGAAACATGGCACATCTATGGCTTGTGTTCAGGCGCTGATTTTTTCGAGTGTCCGTTGCACATTACTCTGCTTCATGCATGTGCCGCTGAATCCTCCCGCGTCGTTAGCTCTAGAAACGACTTTCTTACACAAAAGAGCTGCCAGTTCCTCCGGAAAATATTCGCTTAGGAAGACCGCACAGATCACAGCTACCCCATCGAAAGTAATGTAGCATGCACTCTCTGAGGTAAGGACTCGGGCAAGCCGTGTCCATCCCGCATTCACGATTTCCGAATTGCTGACAATAACTACGGGCGGAGTACGGATCTCATCCGGGAAGAAAGCGCTGTGCCCGCTTAGAACTGTCTCCGCCGGTGTTTCTTCAAgtgccgtcttctcctccgtcctcTTCACGTGGAAAAGGTCCGCGCGCTGTCGGCACAGCTCTGTGTGTCGGTAGAGATTTCTGGTCGGCCAGGACTGGAACAGTCGCTCTCACGTAACTGTCAATTCAATGGTAGCCAACGAGATTCACTTCTGCGAATGTTAGCCGCTCGCGAGGAGGTCCTGCTCAAAAGTTCGGCGGTAAAAGACGGATCCGGAACTCTGTCGCGAAAGGGTCCACAGAGCGTTTGAGAGAAATCCACTGACAGCTGAACCCCGGGCAGAGCAAACGACAAGGGTCGCAAACGCGGTTGTCGAGTTCCCGCCTCTGCGCTGAGAAACTCCAGTCTGGTGCCAGATTTCAGACGTGCACATTCTCTTTCGCAGAGTTGAAAATACCTTCGCGGCTTCCTTGtcgttctgtttttcctggcCCTCCATTTGAAGTTCCCGATTTCGTTTCCCTGTGTCTGTGCCGCAGTCCAGACCTACGGCTTGAGCGCCTTCGACTTCATTTACCACTAAAGAGTCTGCATTTAATTAAAGTCTGTAATAGTGTTTAACTGGATTTTCACTAAAGGGTGGCTCTTACCCTAAACAGTGTAGTCGTCTCTATCGTTCCTCCATTTCCTAAAGGACTAAACCGAAGCGCGCCCGGGGCCATGCTGGTACCTGCGGTGTGGACCTTCACCGCCACGCACGCTTCGAAAATTCTTCGCAGACCGCAGAGTCTCAGATGGGCGCAATCTTTCGCTGTATTTTCCGCGGAAAAGGGATTTTCATTTCAAGGGGTCGTGGCCGGCCCActgcgagacgcagaaacctGTTTCCCCGACGCGACTGTCTACCGATTCCATTTCGTACGTCTTGGGGTTTTTCCTCAAACGAGAACCACAGAAAGACAACCTGGCATCTTCAGCCACCTTGCCCTGCACGCAGAGTCCCAGTTACAGTTCCTGGATCAGGTACGTCTTTTCGCCTTTCAGTGCACGGCGCCTTGTGAAAAACTGACGGATCTCGAGACAAACGAAATGCCCACCTGCGGTCTTTCTGCTTGGCCCAGGCAGCCTCCCCGTACCTCAACTGCTGACACGCACGTTAAATCACGCACAAGCGCAGTTGGAAAAAGATCCTTCAAAGAAGAAATCAAAGGGCTGCACTTCAGTCCTAGACCTCCAAGTCACTcggtctctgttttttcttttttccatATGGGCCGCGTTGTGAGAGAACGCTACGTTTCGGTCGGAGAGCGATTGACCGGGCATTCGAactcttttttctggaaaagGCTGCGGAAGAAACTCTCTGCAGACACTAGCGAAAAGGCCTGCGTGGCTCTCGCGCAGCGACACGCAGCGTTGCCtgtcgaagaagagtctCCTTGGCATTTCTTGAGCCGCGGAACCGACCTAAAAAGTCGCGAGCAAGTGCCGAGGGGACGAGACTCTCCCCCGAActgccttcctccttccacagaaagaagcgaatgCTTCGCCTACCTAgtttttccctttcttttcaACGACAaagctttttctgtcgcgagGCATGCACCCCCTCGAAcggttgtttttctcgctttttgcatgcaaacgcgcgcatgcacatgtcGTTCAAACCTGAATCCGACGCCTCCTTCCcagctctctcctctcagaAACGGTAGACAAGGCATTTCTATCCCTCGCAATTCAGATTTCTCGTGTCACCTGTCTCGACAACTGTTCCTGTCAGCATTTGCTTTTATACGCTCTTCGTGCGCTGCCCCCCCCCTCTCCCACTGCaggcttctccgtttttttcatCTCTTTTCCACGCTCTTGTTTCCTCCCCGTTTTGGTCCGTTCAGAGCACCgttcctcccttttttcttctctcttccgcctcgcaGAGTCAATTTAATCAGCAAAACGCTTCCGGAAAATCTGGACACCCAGCGTCTCGTAGAATGTAGGAGTCTGGAAGAGTCATTCAACGCGTAGCCATGTTGTGAATGCTTCGCGCATGctatatgtatttatatatgtatatgtatatatatatatatatgtgcacgAATATGAACATAGAAGTTGAATTATGCATTTGTACATTTACAGCTTTGTGTACTTCTCGGTCGGATTCTAGTCTCACAGAACGGtttcctgtgcatgcaccattcgtaagaagagagagacgcttcttcttttccgagCATTGTCAAGACAGCAAATAGAGAACCTTTGCGTGTTGCCAAGAgtccttttttcgtctttccttctttgaCGTCTGCCCTTGGggttctcttctcgtcttctgttctcgcTTCATCGACCAGAGAGACACTGGAAACTCCACGGCAGTTCTCCCTTTTGAAAATGTCACAACGCGGCGCAGGCAATCCCCTCTTCGACGAGGGCACCGAAGACCCCTCGTCTCCAGTGGAAATCGCAGTGCCGCTGAAAAGGCGTAaactcgcctcttcctctcgagaTCTCCACCCCTCCGAACTTCAAACCAAaacttctcgttctccctccccttctgcttctttttcttcttcttctccctcttcttcttcctcttcttctccctcttcttcgtctgcgtcttccgctctctcgccgtctgcaGTTGGGCTGGTGGAAGAAGGCATGTTTGTCGTTTTGATTTGCTCTCTCGGCCGGCGTTTCGTTGTGAGAGTCCCGCGATgctcggagacaggagaccgcgaggaagaggagaacggcgACGCCGTTGCAGCGGCCTCTCGCACGTCGAGGTaactttcgttttcttcttttcttcggggtgaagctctgcttcctttgtctccgttttcatGTCTCTCTTGGGTCATCTGGTGCTGTGTTGTTGACTCCGCCTTTCTGcgctccgtcttctctccacgcttcGTCCATCGGCGTCTCGCCTTCGGTCGTCTGTCGAATTCTTGGCGGCCGGTgtggagaacggagacgacgTTGGTGAGAGATggcgtcttcgtcgaagTGCAAGAGCCTCGGCTCGAGGCAGctgaggcgcatgcagcggcgtTTCCTTGCATCTACGGAAATGTCTGCATGCAATTCCTTGCGGAGTCTGAGGTTCCACCGGAGGGGGAAACGGCCTCTGGGCGCGCCGGTTCCGCCATTTCGTGAAAACTTCTTGCCTGcgttctcgcgtctctctggacCGGTCTCGGTGGAGAGACTCTGGCGTCTGGGATATCGAAGGACATTCggctctgtcgcttcctcggaccttccgcctctctctcgtcctttcgACAAAGCGAGATGTAtcctttccttttcgagAAACCATCCAAGAGACGTCAGCGTGCATCTGCACCTCTCTGTCCACACCACTGCGTAGTTTCACCTGTGCGCGCCGCTCTCGGggtgcgtctctgcatgtacacatacatatacatacatttgtatatatacatatatatatatatatatttgtatctatatttgtatacatatgaatatatatatatatatatgtatttgtttGTTTTTGTTTGTTTTTGTTTGTATTGatacgtgtgtgtgtgtgtctagATGTGAGTGTCTAGATGCATACacatgtttgtatgtatTGACGTAGACGTTGGTTTGCATATGCTGCAGAGGTGCGGTTGTGGTTTGCGTTTTGTTTgtgcaggagagagacagagcgtgAGTCGCGCGGCTCGTCGTCAGGGGCGTGGAgttcctcggcgtctccgttCGACTTTccgccttcgctgcttcctggTCATGcatttttctcctcttttctctgctgtcgagGCGTCTGGCGGCTGGACGACTCGCCAGCATGCGTCGACGAGCTTCTCgcgcaggcgcagagagacggcgactccgaggaaggaggaagtcgagaaggaaagagccCAAGTAGGCGAGAGGCGGTGGAAAGCCGTTGGGAGACAGCCGCGGAAGGCaggcgacacacacacacagagacaagggAAGGACGCGAACAGACAAAGgtgcagacggagacgcgaagagaagctcgaccagcgaaggcggagacatAGTGAAAAGGAAATTggagacaagaagcagacgcgaaggcCGCATAGACGAGAACGGACGAGGCAGGGTTGccaggagcagcagaagagagagaagaaggaaaagcaggcataaggaaggcgaaacggCAAGCGAGGCTCCGAGAGTGACGAAGGCACTGAGCGACCGAACAgcgaggaacgaggaagaaagagagagaggagaaacacagaTACGTTTTCTGAGAGCGACAACcaggaagacagcgagagagtcAGTCGAATatgaaagcgagaaagagagaacgaaggccTCCTGGTTGACTCGCGACGTTTCTACCACGCAGCGACTGGTGCGTTCCGTTTGCGTCACGaactcgtcttctctctgtcctctctgaCTTTCCTCGCGTTCGCGGTTCGCCGGTCCTGCGCGTATTTTCAGGCGCGTATCGAACAGCCTTTGACCTGCacgaagaagtggaaggcgACAATCGAGACATCGCAGATAGCAACGACGCCCAGCAGCTGACAGCTGGGAAAATCGAGTGCCTTCGAGAAGGTTAGCACGCAGACAATTTTGGATCTAAAAACACCAAGatgcacacatacatgtatatatatatatatatatatgtatgtctgtGGAGCATGCAGATCTGCATACTTgtacatccatatatatgtatatatatgttatgtttatctatctatctatctatatgtatatatatatatatatacatatatatacatatatatgtatatgtgtgtgtagtATGTGCAATAGTGAAGAAAGGAATGGTCATGTCTAGATTTGGACACAGGGACGCAGGAGGAGGTAGCTCAGGTGCAGATGCGTGTCAGGATTAATTAATggcggatgcatgcagagggagaaCCGTAGGGACGAGACCGATGAGCAGcgtttcgctgcatgcaaagagag from Toxoplasma gondii ME49 chromosome VIIa, whole genome shotgun sequence carries:
- a CDS encoding hypothetical protein (encoded by transcript TGME49_281530) gives rise to the protein MHSHLQALEWQVQGEAPRSECDGNQVFPRTQKPRHPKQANWGGKSSCTDSETTSPKRERKTSAPQASARFHARARQVALSGVQTPGGCPSETANRVIWRSISHGTAALHGRFLESREHWRAGEESLGARKRGTTKNKSENRRKPAWSTDRRSRLDSGEADRGKTPSSEEGMHRTVKVRAGD
- a CDS encoding eukaryotic initiation factor 3, gamma subunit protein (encoded by transcript TGME49_281545); protein product: MLVPAVWTFTATHASKILRRPQSLRWAQSFAVFSAEKGFSFQGVVAGPLRDAETCFPDATVYRFHFVRLGVFPQTRTTERQPGIFSHLALHAESQLQFLDQVRLFAFQCTAPCEKLTDLETNEMPTCGLSAWPRQPPRTSTADTHVKSRTSAVGKRSFKEEIKGLHFSPRPPSHSVSVFSFFHMGRVVRERYVSVGERLTGHSNSFFWKRLRKKLSADTSEKACVALAQRHAALPVEEESPWHFLSRGTDLKSREQVPRGRDSPPNCLPPSTERSECFAYLVFPFLFNDKAFSVARHAPPRTVVFLAFCMQTRACTCRSNLNPTPPSQLSPLRNGRQGISIPRNSDFSCHLSRQLFLSAFAFIRSSCAAPPLSHCRLLRFFHLFSTLLFPPRFGPFRAPFLPFFFSLPPRRVNLISKTLPENLDTQRLVECNPLFDEGTEDPSSPVEIAVPLKRRKLASSSRDLHPSELQTKTSRSPSPSASFSSSSPSSSSSSSPSSSSASSALSPSAVGLVEEGMFVVLICSLGRRFVVRVPRCSETGDREEEENGDAVAAASRTSRRETERESRGSSSGAWSSSASPFDFPPSLLPGHAFFSSFLCCRGVWRLDDSPACVDELLAQAQRDGDSEEGGSREGKSPSAYRTAFDLHEEVEGDNRDIADSNDAQQLTAGKIECLREEGMRGEEVIRLLMANSSTFEKKTKFAQEKYIRKKMARHLKRVTVLPATLREVCEAYYATDAAKIAHLRMDYLSSVLINANIKCGDRVLVFDHAMGLLTGAVALQLSGVGRVWRLVDRGSSDKIEAELNLSPSVRRTIFNVPLANAESWPTKRRELLAASENRPTQASVLEAQVDASSPVNSSSAASLSPSSSSSSSPSASASPVLSSNRFFCEMEQMHSAGVDSVIYVLGLKKLIKATPADALPSLRQLAHRLLLLAFRLLKSGGRLVVFCHNWEIASALHAAAGASREFFHVQMQEFMLREQQILPRRTHPVMNSSLPLFSGFVVSAIRMQPDK